The sequence gtacacaaaattaatctACTCATTAATTCTTCTAATAAACTCCAAATGATTCCTAAtatgaattttcatattttagtaAATACACTTTTTAATACACAATAAGTTCAACATTAACATTATTTCTTCACCCCTAACGGCTAACaatgtcatcaatttttttagagaatttttttttatttattccttaattttatcatttaaaaatgATATACTTTCGTAATAAAAGTGATTTACATATATCTCTATAACTATACAAATAGTGAAAaggattaattttaattttttttaaaaaataaaaactaacaAATCATTCAAGGGAGCTAATTATCTGTAGGATATCTTCTAAAAACGCAACAAATAATCATGATACAAGCCAACTGAATACTAAAGATTTGACTAATTTTGGAGTCAAGTATTGCATGTAGCTCTTTAATCACAATCATTTATCTACTTATTAATTTCTTATCAGATATTAATAAAGTTACATTTTGTGATACGtgtaaaaaatttgaaatcattacctatatattattttcactgTGCCTCTTCTCATAAATATGGAAAGAAATTAGGTATATGTCAATTGAtcattgattaaaaaaaaaaaacaattcgcTAGGTTGGAACCACACGTCCCTTTTTTATATTTGGATCTGAAATATATGACTATCCAAAAATTACACTCACATGTCCATATCAtatgaaagaattataaattttatctatttgacaaataaaaatatttttaaatgagatAGTACTTCCTTTCCTCTATTTATTTgtccatatttctttttatatctgttcctatttacttgtctattttgataaatcaagaaagaacaataatttttttttctaaaatgcccttatttaattctaaaaagTTTATATTACTACTAAGTTGTAATTCATGCTTTTTGGACCCAGAAAACACATTTATATTACTTANAACAATTCGCTAGGTTGGAACCACACGTCCCTTTTTTATATTTGGATCTGAAATATATGACTATGCAAAAATTACACTCACATGTCCATATCAtatgaaagaattataaattttatttatttgacaaataaaaatatttttaaatgagatAGTACTTCCTTTTCTCTATTTATTTgtccatatttctttttatatctgttcctatttacttgtctattttgataaatcaagaaagaacaataattttttttctaaaatgcccttatttaattctaaaaagTTTATATTACTACTTAGCTGTAATTCATGCTTTTTGGACCCAGAAAACACATTTATATTACTTAGGGagttgcataattttttaagtcaaaggtaaaattgtaactaatttatgataataattaatgtcttaatatgtgtgtcactTCTAAAATGGACAACTAAATAAGGACAGAGATAGTAATAACTATAATAACGCAATTGAGACTTACTGatatatgtatttaattaaacagagattaattatttaatcacaATGCGACAATAAGGAGGAGCACACAATATTTTGCAAGATACTTTTTAAAACTGGGAAACAAATttcaatgcaaaaaaaaaaaaaaaactctaaattCTTCAATAAGTGTTGAACTATCAATTCTACCGTACagtcttctttaattttaatttttaggtgAGAAAATACAAGTTTAGAACTTAAAGATATCAACTGACTCACTTAAggtaattaatttatttcataataaaagaaattcTCACGTATATTATATAAacgcataaaaaaaattactttgaaaaaaccCTAATCAAATATGAACTTTGAAAGAAAAACAACATGATAGACTTGCTAGTCAGAAATAATCGAACACTGAATTAAGTTCTGCTGAATAATTTTTCTctgtttatttgaaaaatattgaaaccatataataaaaataaacaatactccaaactcctttttttttaaaaaaaaaaacaaataaatatatggatcaaatttttttatttagttatacTGGAGATATGTACACAGGTGTGTGTATTACGGATCCTTGGGCGTAATATCTTCCAACTCGAAGGATAAGCGAAGTCATTATGCAGGGTATATAACCGCAACGAACCCTGAAGCCCCATCTTCAATCACTCTCTCTGacatatatcttcttctttAAATTCCTCCATTGATAAAAATGATCATCTTCGTCGATCCTGTTTAATATAAGAGATCGTAATTGCATCAGATCTGTATCGGCCATCACAAAGCTCGGTTCATGTAAGATATTTGTTCAcatattgttttgttttttaatgtAATTGTCCTTGATTTTTTCGTTTTGTTATTTagaatttggagaattttttcttgtttttgaaattttgagctGTTGTAGGATCAGGATATTAGAGGATCGGAGAACGGTTTGTTCCTGAAAAGCAGAGTCAATTGCAAAGTGAGTTTCTGCATTTCTGGTGCtaattttccatttttctcaTTGAGCTTGAGATTCGGATGATTACTGTCTATGAGTTGATTTTTGGTGTAATGAATAATTTCAGCTATTGTGGAATTTTTGGaagttgaaattggagattcgTGTTAGTTAGTTGAATGGTTTCAACTAGGAGAttgttttgtttatattttgtattagaGTAGAAAGAAATCATAGCCGTGAAAATGGAAGTGTTGGCTTGCGGGAAAAATGAACTCTAGTGTAATTttgtaaaagtttattttttttctttggatcTTAATTGTGAGGCCTTATTTCAGGTGTTGGTGTAAAATTGGCATTTCTCAACTTCTATATCAGAATATCTTTTTCTGTGTGAATTGAACCATAGCTCCAGGAAAACAAGAACGAGAAGGATGAGATCtactctttattttatgattgagAAAATGGTAGAAAGTTTTGGGTGGAATCGGGATTTTCAAATGCAGTAGTTTCCTTCTTGCTTTCCCAAATACATATTGGTTTGAGTTGTTAATTTGATTAGAGGACATATGTGAAGCAAGTGATTTCCCTTTCCTGGCCGGTAAATCCATAAACTGGTTGTCCTCAGTTTCTTCTTGTATTTTGGCCTAGATTATCtgctaattttttaacttcctttacaattgtttattttaaattcttctCATTCTTTGGTGGAATACCATTTATGTAGGAATTGGGTAGTTAGCTGGGTAAACTTGCTGTGTGGGAGGAGAGGAAGGAAATCATAACTTCCTGTTGTTTTTTCACAGGTTATCATCGCGCTTGGCTCTGCACATTATTGAGGGTTTAAGGGCTTGTATTCGTCCTACTCGATGGCTGATACCCGGAATAGTAATGTCAAGGTTTCTAATGACAAAGCATCCGGAACAGCCAATCCTTATGCCATCAATCTGGAGAACTTCGGTAAAAGACTAAAAACATTATACTCCCACTGGACTGAACACAATGATGAACTTTGGGGAGCTTCTGAAGTTCTTGCCATAGGAACTCCTCCTCCATCTGAGGATTTGCGGTATCTGAAGTCGTCAGCTTTAAATATGTGGTTAGTTGGGTATGAATTTCCTGATACTATCATGGTTTTCATGAAGAAGCAGATCCATTTTCTCTGTAGCCAGAAGAAGGCCTCCTTACTTGAAGCTGTCAAGAAAACCTCCAAGGATGTTGTGGGAGTGGATGTTGTAATGCACGTGAGGTCTAAAAAAGATGACGGGACTGGTGCAATGGATGCAATTTTTCGAGCAATACAAGATCAGTCAGAGTCAAATGTGCCCGTTGTTGGACACATCGCGAGAGAAGCTCCTGAAGGGAATCTTTTAGAGACATGGACTGAGAAGCTAAAGAATACACAATTTCAGCTCAGTGATGTAACTAATGGATTCTCTGACCTGTTTGCTGTCAAGGATACCGCTGAAAttatgaatgtgaagaaagctgGCTATCTGACTTCATCAGTGATGAAGCACTTTGTAGTCCCAAAGCTGGAAAGGGTTATCGATGAGGAGAAGAAGGTGTCACATTCTTCACTAATGGATGATACTGAAAAGGTCATACTGGAACCTGCAAAGATTAAGGTGAAGTTAAAGGCAGAGAATGTCGACATCTGTTACCCTCCAATTTTTCAGAGTGGAGGAGAGTTTGATCTGAGACCAAGTGCATCAAGCAATGATCAGAATCTTTACTATGATTCGACAAGTGTGATTATCTGTGCAATTGGTTCTCGATATAATAGTTACTGCTCAAATGTTGCTCGGACCTTTCTAATTGATGCCAATCCAATGCAAAGCAAGGCGTATGAAGTCCTTTTGAAGGCTCATGAGGCTGCAATTGGAGCTCTGAAACCAGGAAATAAGGCTGGAGCTGTCTACCAAGCAGCTCTCAATGTGGTTGAAAAGGAGGCACCTGAATTGGTTGCAAATTTGACGAGATCTGCAGGAACTGGAATTGGGCTTGAGTTCCGTGAATCAGGGTTAAACCTCAACGGCAAGAATGATAGAATGCTGAAATCTGGCATGGTTTTTAATGTGTCTCTTGGGTTTCAGAATTTGCAAACAGAGTCTAAAAACCCCAAAACTGAAAAAATTTGTGTTTTGGTTGCTGATACAGTTGTTATTGGTCAAAATGCTCCAGAAGTGGTGACTTCTATGAGTTCTAAAGCCGTAAAAGATGTGGCTTACTCATTCAACgaggatgaagaagaagaggaggagcaGCCGAAGGTCAAAGCTAAGCCTGTTGCTGCCAATGGACTCTCATCCAAGGCTACGCTTAGATCAGTTAACCACGAGACATCAAGGGAGGAACTAAGGCGGCAACACCAGGCAGAATTGGCCCGCCAAAAGAACGAAGAAACTGCACGAAGGCTCACAGGAGGAAGTTCTGGGGGTGCAGATAGCCGTGGTTCTGCGAAAGCCACTGGTGATTTGCTTGCATATAAGAACATTAATGATCTGCCACCTCCAAGAGAATTGATGATTCAGGTTGACCAGCGGAGTGAGGCTATTCTTTTACCTATTCATGGTACCATGATTCCATTCCATATTGCCACCGTGAAAAGTGTATCTAGTCAACAAGATACTAACCGTACCTGCTATATCCGAATAATGTTCAATGTTCCTGGCACTCCATTCACTCCTCATGACACAAATACTCTAAAGTTCCAGGGATCAATATATGTTAAAGAAGTTTCATTTCGTTCCAAGGACCCAAGGCACATCACTGAAGTGGTTCAACAAATAAGAACCCTCCGCAGGCAGGTTGTCTCTAGAGAATCAGAGAGAGCTGAGAGAGCAACTTTAGTAACACAGGAGAAACTTCAAGT comes from Solanum pennellii chromosome 1, SPENNV200 and encodes:
- the LOC107004067 gene encoding FACT complex subunit SPT16-like produces the protein MADTRNSNVKVSNDKASGTANPYAINLENFGKRLKTLYSHWTEHNDELWGASEVLAIGTPPPSEDLRYLKSSALNMWLVGYEFPDTIMVFMKKQIHFLCSQKKASLLEAVKKTSKDVVGVDVVMHVRSKKDDGTGAMDAIFRAIQDQSESNVPVVGHIAREAPEGNLLETWTEKLKNTQFQLSDVTNGFSDLFAVKDTAEIMNVKKAGYLTSSVMKHFVVPKLERVIDEEKKVSHSSLMDDTEKVILEPAKIKVKLKAENVDICYPPIFQSGGEFDLRPSASSNDQNLYYDSTSVIICAIGSRYNSYCSNVARTFLIDANPMQSKAYEVLLKAHEAAIGALKPGNKAGAVYQAALNVVEKEAPELVANLTRSAGTGIGLEFRESGLNLNGKNDRMLKSGMVFNVSLGFQNLQTESKNPKTEKICVLVADTVVIGQNAPEVVTSMSSKAVKDVAYSFNEDEEEEEEQPKVKAKPVAANGLSSKATLRSVNHETSREELRRQHQAELARQKNEETARRLTGGSSGGADSRGSAKATGDLLAYKNINDLPPPRELMIQVDQRSEAILLPIHGTMIPFHIATVKSVSSQQDTNRTCYIRIMFNVPGTPFTPHDTNTLKFQGSIYVKEVSFRSKDPRHITEVVQQIRTLRRQVVSRESERAERATLVTQEKLQVAGAKFKPIKLSDLWIRPVFGGRGRKLPGTLEAHTNGFRYGTSRPDERVDVMYGNIKHAFFQPAEKEMITVLHFHLHNHIMVGNKKTKDVQFYVEVMDVVQTIGGGKRSAYDPDEIEEEQRERDRKNKINMEFQTFVNKVNDLWTQPQFKGLDLEFDQPLRELGFHGVPHKSTAFIVPTSSCLVELVETPFVVITLCEIEIVNLERVGLGQKNFDMTIIFKDFKRDVMRIDSIPSTSLDGIKEWLDTTDLKYYESRLNLNWRQILKTITDDPEEFIENGGWEFLNLEGTDSESENSQESDQGYEPSDVEPVSSDEEDDESASLVESDDDEGEDSEEYSEEEGKTWEELEREASNADREKGAESDSDNDRKRRNMKPFGKGRPPERRNLSSNISKRPRFR